Within Hydrogenophaga sp. PAMC20947, the genomic segment ACATTCCGTGGTGGTGCTCGACATCAAGCAGGAAAATTTCGATCTCACCAGCGGTTTCAGGGCCAAGTATGGCCAGGACGTTTTTCTGTTCAATCCCTTTGCGGAAGACCTCCGCACGCACCGCTGGAACCCGCTGGGCTATGTGTCCGCCGATCCCAATTTTCGTGTCAGCGATGTGCAGAGCATTGCCGCCATGCTGTACCCGGCCAGTGATCTGCACAAGGATCCCTTCTGGGCCAACCAGGCCCAGAATGCCTTCGTGGCTTTTGCCCTCTACGCGTTTGAACAAGCAGCCTACATGGCTGAGCACTTTGATGTTCCAGAAACGGAGCTTGCGCCGACCATGGGGGGGCTGTACCGGTTGACATCGGGCCGCCCCGGCCAGGACATCAAAGCCTACCTGAGCGACCTGGCGGCTTGGCCCCACTTGAGTTCGAGCGCTCGCACCGCGTTCTCGACCTTGCTCGGCCAGGCGAATGAAACATTGGCCAGCATCATGGGGACGTTCAAGGAGCCGCTCAATCCCTGGCTCAACCCCGTGGTGGATGCGGCAACCAGTGCCAACGATTTTGATCTGCGTGAAGTCAGACGCAAACGCATGACGGTCTACGTGGCCATCCAACCCAGCAAGCTGGCGGAAAGCCGCTTGATTCTGAATCTGTTTTTTAGCCAGTTGATCAACCTGAACACCAAAGATCTGCCCCAGTCGGACCCGAGCCTCAAGTACCAATGCCTGTTGTTGATGGACGAGTTCACCAGCATTGGTCGCATGGACATTGTCAGCAGTTCGGTGAGCTTCATGGCCGGCTACAACCTGCGGCTGATGCCTATTGTGCAGAGCTTGTCTCAGCTGGAAGCCACCTACGGCAAGGAGCACGCACGCACGATCATGACCAACCACGCGCTCCGTGTCATCTTTGCGCCACGCGAGCAACAGGATGCGAATGAGTACAGCGAGATGCTGGGTTACACCGGGGTGCGCAAGGACAGCATCAGCCGGAGCCGATCACGTGAGAGCAGCTACACCCGAAGCGAGAGCGAAGAGCGTCGCGCGCTGATGCTGCCGCAGGAGCTGAAGGCCATGGGCGATGACCGTCAGATTCTGATCGTGGAGGGCATGGCCCACCCGGTCATGTCCGACAAGATTCGGTATTACAAAGATCCGGCGTTTCAACAACGATTGCTTCCGAAAGTTGATGTGCCGGTGCTTGAGCTGCCTGTGCGGCGCCTTGCCTTGCCTGTGGAACCTTCGGTGGAGGCCCCACAGCGGCATGGGCCGCCCGACAGCGTGATGTCCATGGACGCCAGGGAGTTCCTCCATTCCCATGGGGAAGCCAGCGGCCCGCCCCGGGCAGAGCGGGCAGGGGAATACACCGGTTTGGCGGGCGTGGCTCAGGAGATCGACAAGGTCATGGACGCGCTCGGCCATCCGTGACCAGCGCGGACTGGTTGGCTTGCCTGCCCATCAGAATAGGGGTGCGATGCCTTGGGCGGCCCAGGGACCTCGGGCTGCCACGCGGGGCCAACAAAGCAAATAAAGGCCCGCCCAAGGTGCAAGTGGAGTCAGCGACTGCGGCTTTTCATCGCCCGTTCAACCTCGCGCTTGCCTTCGCGGTCTTTGATGGTGTCCCGTTTGTCGTGCTCGGCTTTGCCTTTGCCCAAGGCAATTTCACATTTCACCTTGCCATTCTTCCAGTGCAAGTTGAGTGGGACAAGGGTGTATCCCTTTTGTTCAATTTTTCCAATGAGGCGGCGAATCTGGTCTTTTTGCAACAACAGCTTTTTGGTCCGGACAGAGTCCGGGCTGACGTGGGTGGACGCCGTGTTGAGGGGGTTGATCTGGCAGCCGATCAGGAAAAGCTCGCCGTTGCGAACCACCACATAGCCATCGGTGAGCTGGACCTTGCCTTCGCGCAAGGCCTTGACCTCCCAACCTTGCAGCACCATGCCCGCCTCGAAGCGTTCCTCGATGGCGTAATTGAAAATCGCCTTCTTGTTGTCAGCGATTCGGGACTCCCCGCCCTTGGTCAGCGGGGTTTTGGATGGCTTGGTGGACATGGGTATTCAGATGCGGCCGAAACGGGCCAATACAATGGCTGCGAAATGCTGCCTGGAGGTCGCCCCAAGTGGGGCTGACATCTTTGATGGCCAAGTGATTGTATGAAAACGATTCAGAAATCTGTTTTGCTGTGGCACAGCGCACACGAAATGTTTGCGCTGGTGACCGACGTCCAGCACTATCCCGAGTTTTTGCCTTGGTGTGATCACAGCGAGGTGATGGAGCGCGAGGCCGGGGAGATGGTTGCGAAGGTGGGTCTGTCGATTGGAGGATTGCGTCATAGCTTCACGACCCGCAACACCCATGTCGAAGATCGGCAAGTCATGCTGCGCCTGGTCGATGGCCCCTTTTCGCAACTCGAGGGCTGTTGGGATTTCACCCCGCTGGGCGATGGCAGCCAACGTGCCTGCAAAGTCGAGTTTCGCCTGACCTATGGTTTCTCCAGCGCCACGCTGGCCAAACTGGTAGGTCCCGTTTTTGACAAAATTGCTGCAAGCATGGTGGATGCGTTTGTCAAGCGCGCTGATGAGGTTTACGGCGCATGAAAGTGATCTTGATGTATGCCATTGCGCCACGCCTGGTGCACGAGCAATCGATCGAGGTGGCCGAGGGGAGCACCGTGCAGCAAGCCGTTGATGCTGGCGGCTGGTGGCGCAGGTTTCCTGCCCTCGCTGAATCTGATGTGCGCTGGGGTATCTGGAGTCGGCTTGTTGAGCTGGACGCAGCCTTGCGAGAGGGCGACCGGGTAGAGGCCTACCGTCCGCTGCGCGTCGATCCCAAGGTCGCACGGCGTGAGCGTTTCACTGGGCAGGGGGCCAAAGGCGCAGGCTTGTTTTCGAAACGGCGCCCGGGCTCCAAGGCGGGATACTAGCGGCTGCGGCCCCCGTGTTAGTTCGTACCAGGGGGGGGCTAGCCGCTTTTGACTCGTCTTTACTGGGCTACCGGGCCACAGTCGGACTGGATGATTTCATTGAGCCGTTTGATTTGTTCAGCACGTTTGGCATCGTCCACAAACTCACGTTCACCTTTGGCGTTGGTAATCACAACGCGCACGCCGGAGTCGTAGGTGGCTTTGCCCTGTTTGGCTTGGACGCAATTGTCGGCGCGCGCCTTGGCAAGGCGGTCAGTCGCGGCCTTTTTTTCCGCTTTTGCGGCTACTTCAGCCTGTTTTTTCTTGGCCTCCAAGGCCTCATCCTTGCCTCCGGTAGACGGGTCTAAGGCTGGTGCAGACGCTGCGCCTGGTTTGGTTTTTTCGTCGGCAGCCGCAGAGGCGGTTGCCGTTGTGGCAGGAGACCGCGCACCGGGCTGTTTGAGAATGTTCTTGTCTGGAATACCCGGCGGCGGCGCAGTGTCGCTGAACACTTTGCGACCTGTGTTGTCGATCCACTGCCATTGTGCAAAGGCGGAGACGCTCATCACCGAGGTCATCAAGACCAGCGCCATCGATCGTGTGCGAAGAAAGAGAGGTTTTTGGTAAGCCATTTTTGAAGTTTAACGGCGCGCCCCGGTCTTGCGTGGACGCAAGAGCGATCTGTGTGCAATCCAGGGCTCAGCGGTGGCATTTTTCCGACGGCTGGCGGCAATGCCTCTGGGTGGGCCGGTCCTGAGGAGGGTATCCGGTGGCGGCTACAATAGTGTTTTTGGAGCTTTCCTCATGCGCCTACTCGGCAAAGCGCTCACCTTCGACGATGTGTTGTTGGTACCCGCCTATTCTCAGGTCCTTCCCAAGGATGCGTCGCTTGCGACCCAGTTTTCCCGCAACATCAAGCTGAATTTGCCGCTGGTCTCTGCCGCTATGGACACGGTGACAGAAGCCCGCTTGGCGATCGCCATCGCTCAGGAGGGGGGGATTGGCATCATTCACAAGAACCTGACCGCCCAGGAGCAGGCGGCCCAGGTGGCGAAGGTCAAGCGCTACGAATCGGGTGTCCTGCGCGATCCTGTGGTGATTTCGCCCCAGACTACTGTGCGCCAGGTCATGCAGCTGTCAGATGAGCTGGGTGTTTCGGGGTTCCCCGTGGTGGATGCGGGCAGGGTCGTCGGCATTGTGAGCGGTCGCGATCTGCGTTTTGAGACCCGCTACGACCTGCCGGTCAGCGAAATCATGACGCCTCGTGAGCGCCTGATTACGATGCCCGACGGGACCACGCCTGCCGAAGCCAAGACACTGCTCAACAAGCACAAGCTGGAGCGCTTGCTGCTGGTGAATGACAACTTCGAGCTCAAGGGCCTGATCACGGTCAAAGACATCACCAAACAGCTCAACTTCCCCAACGCCGCACGTGACGCCTCTGGAAAGCTGCGCGTGGGGGCTGCGGTTGGCGTGGGCGAGGGCACTGAAGAGCGTGTTGAAGCCTTGGTGAAAGCCGGCGTAGACGCGATCGTGGTGGACACGGCGCATGGCCACAGCAAAGGCGTGATCGACCGGGTCCGCTGGGTAAAACAGAACTTCCCGCAGGTCGACGTGATAGGCGGCAACATCGCCACAGGTGGTGCGGCCATGGCACTGGTCGAGGCGGGCGCTGACGGCGTCAAGGTGGGCATTGGTCCAGGTTCCATTTGCACCACACGTATCGTGGCGGGTGTGGGTGTGCCCCAGATCATGGCCATTGACAACGTGGCCTCGGCCTTGCAAGGCACTGGCGTGCCCATGATTGCTGACGGCGGTATTCGTTACAGCGGTGACATCGCCAAAGCCATCGCGGCCGGTGCCAACACCGTGATGATGGGCGGCATGTTTGCGGGCACTGAAGAGGCGCCCGGCGAAATCGTGTTGTACCAGGGGCGCAGCTACAAGAGCTACCGGGGCATGGGTTCAATCGGTGCAATGCAGCAAGGCAGCGCCGATCGTTACTTCCAGGAGTCCAGCACGGGCAACCCCAACGCTGACAAGCTGGTACCGGAAGGCATCGAGGGCCGTGTGCCCTACAAGGGCTCTGTGGTTGCGATCATCTTCCAGATGGCTGGTGGTTTGCGTGCATCCATGGGCTATTGCGGTTGCCCCACGATTGAACACATGCGCCACAAGGCGGAGTTCGTCGAGATCACCTCGGCGGGTATCCGCGAAAGCCATGTGCACGATGTGCAGATCACCAAAGAGGCCCCCAACTACCGGGCCGAATAACGCCCCCCACGCAGTCTGAAGCGTTGCACCACCCCTGGGGGCGGCACTGACGGCCCGGCGGGAGGGGTTCCGCGCTGCCCTGGGTTGGGGTCACGCACTCGTTGGGTCGTCTTTCTTGGCGGCCTTTCCTTTTTCTGAAGTCCACTGTCCAGCCATGCAACACCAGAAAATTCTCATTCTTGATTTCGGCTCCCAGGTTACCCAGCTCATCGCCCGGCGTGTGCGTGAAGCCAATGTTTACTGCGAAGTACATCCTTGTGATGTGTCGAGTGAATGGGTGAAAGAGTTTGCCGCTGACGGTCAGCTTAAAGGGATCATCCTGTCGGGCAGCCACGCCAGTACCTACGAAGACCAGGACTTGCGTGCGCCGCAGGCGGTATGGGATCTGGGGACGCCAGTACTCGGTATCTGCTACGGCATGTTTGCCATGACGGTGCAAATGGGTGGGCAGGTTGAGGCGTCCTCGCACCGCGAGTTTGGCTACGCGGAGGTGCGAGCTCGTGGCCACACGGCCTTGCTCAAAGACATCGCAGACTTCCACACCCCGGAAGGCCACGGCATGCTCAAGGTCTGGATGAGCCATGGCGACAAGGTCACCGAGCTGCCACCAGGCTTCAAGCTCATGGCGTCTACGCCCAGCTGCCCCATCGCGGGCATGGCCGACGAAGCCCGCGGGTATTACGCGGTTCAGTTCCACCCCGAAGTGACCCACACGGTGCAGGGCAAGGCCATGCTGGAGCGCTTCGTGCTGGATATCTGCAAGACCAATCCCGATTGGATCATGCGCGACCATATCGCTGAAGCGGTGGCCTTGATCAAGGAACAAGTGGGTGACGAAGAGGTGATCCTGGGACTGTCTGGGGGGGTGGACTCTTCGGTGGCTGCGGCGCTGATCCACCGTGCCATTGGCGATCAGCTGACCTGCGTGTTTGTGGACCATGGTCTGCTCCGCCTGAACGAAGGCGACATGGTGATGGACATGTTTGTCGGCAAGTTGCATGCGAAGGTGATTCGCGTGGACGCGGCCGACCAGTTCCTCGGCCATCTGGTGGGTGTGAGTGATCCTGAGGCGAAACGCAAGATCATTGGTCGCGAATTTGTCGAGGTGTTCAAGGCCGAAGCCGCCAAACTGATCTCAAGTGGTGCATCAACAAACGGCGCCAAGTGGTTGGCACAAGGCACTATTTACCCCGATGTGATCGAGTCTGGCGGAGCCAAGAGCAAGAAGGCCGTGGTCATCAAGAGCCACCACAACGTGGGCGGCCTGCCAGAACAGCTGGGGCTGAAGCTGCTGGAGCCTCTGCGCGATTTGTTCAAGGACGAAGTTCGGGAGCTGGGTGTGGCGTTGGGTCTGCCCCACGACATGGTGTACCGCCACCCGTTTCCCGGGCCAGGATTGGGTGTGCGCATTCTGGGTGAGGTGAAGAAAGAATATGCGGATCTGCTGCGCCAGGCCGATGCCATCTTCATCGAAGAGTTGCGTTCCACCATCGACCACAATTCTGGCAAGAGCTGGTACGACCTCACCAGCCAGGCATTCACCGTGTTCTTGCCCGTAAAGAGCGTGGGTGTAATGGGTGATGGTCGGACCTATGACTACGTGGTGGCGTTGCGTGCGGTGCAAACCAGCGACTTCATGACGGCTGACTGGGCCGAGCTTCCCTACCCGTTGCTCAAGAAAGTGTCAGGTCGCATCATCAACGAAGTGCGCGGTATCAACCGAGTGACCTACGACGTATCAAGCAAGCCACCTGCCACCATCGAGTGGGAATGAGTCAAGATGGTTCCAAGGTGTTTCCCGGCATCCCAAGAAAACCCGATTTCGCTGTAGGGACAAGGACTTAGCGTCTCACGGCGTCCCATCGAATCCAAGGACGTCCAAGGCGTCCTGACGGTTGACCTGACGGTATCCGGGCACCTAAGCTGGCAGGCCTGCAGTGATACCGTCAGAACCCATGACGGTATCGCGGTCCTGCGACAAGGAATGGATCGGAGATGTCATGGAAACCTCGATGGAACGGGCGCGGATTGGGTTGCCGAACGCGAGAGCGCGTCTCGGATTGACGGAAGCCAAGCTGCGAGAACTACAACCTGGCGAGCGGGCATACAAGGTCAGCGACGGAGGCAACGGTCTCTATGTCGTCGTCTCGCCCAGCGGCAGCAGGTCGTTCCGCTACGACTACCGGCTAAGCGGCCGCCGCGAGACGCTGACCATTGGTCGCCACGAGCCGGTTGCGCGTCACGCCCAGCGATCTCACCTCGCCTACGGCATGGACGTGACGCTGGAGGAGGCGCGTCTGCTGCTGGCTCGGGCACGTGTCGATGTCAGTTCTGGGCGGTCGCCGGCCCGAGCCAGAGTCGAGCAGCGCAGCGAAGTAGCCGACGCCATGAGCTTCGGGCGGTGGGCGACGCGGTATTTCGAGTTCAAGTCCGACGCCAAGAGCGGTGCCGAGCGACTGGCCGAAAGCACGCTGTCATTGCGGCGTTCGATCTACAACCGCATCCTGGCTGGCCCGTTCGGGAAGCTGAACCTCGATGAAATCAAGCCGGTCGCGTTGGGTGAGTTGCTTGATCGCGTCAAGACAGATCGAGGCCCAGGTCCGGCCGTGCACGCCAGGGAACTGGTGTTGCAGGTCTACCGGTTCGCCAATGGCAAGGGCGTCGATATTGCCAATCCGGCTGAGGCGCTCGCGCGGAAGGCCTACGCGACGTTTGTCCCGCGCGAGCGCAACCTGAGCCGCCATGAAATCAAGACCTTGATCGACGGACTGGAAATGACTGGCACCGCGCCGACACTGCGCCTGGCTGTGAGGTTCTTGCTGCTGACGGGTGTTCGCAAAGGCGAATTCATCGGGGCTACCTGGGCGGAAGTGGACTGGGAGCGGGCACAGTGGCGGATCCCTGCCGAGAGGATGAAGGCAGGCAAGCCGCAAACGGTGTATCTGGCAGAGCAGGCCCTGGACATCCTGACAACGCTTCGAACCTGCTTCCCATCGAGCAAATTTGTCCATCCAAGCCGCTATGACTCCGCCGAGCCGATCAGCCAGGCCACCCTGAACCGGACGATCGCTGCTTCGGTGACCCGGATCAACCAAGACCGAACATCTGGTCAGGATTCATTTCTGCCGGTTTCCGTCCACGACCTGCGCCGAACGTTCTCGTCACGGCTCAACGACGCGCTCTTCCCGGAGGCCTTGGTCGAAGCCTGCCTGGCCCACCAGAAAAAGGATCATGTTGCTGCAGCCTACAACCATGCTCGATTGTCGGGGCCTCGGCGGGTCCTCATGCAAGTATGGGCGGACATGCTGGACTGTTGGATGCGCGGCGAAACCGCGAGGGAGGTCATCGTCTCTGGTAAGGCGAAAATCGATGCGGCGGCGCACGACGCAGAAGGCATGAACTTGTAGGCCAAAGCAACACCCTGTGTAGCGCCTCGGGGAGTTTCTGTTGTTCGGTGCGTGGTTCTGGACCGTTCAAGCAAAAAGAGATGATGGCCACGCTTGCTGGCGCGATGTATGGCGGGATTGCGCGAGGGTTCGGTGCCCTGGGTGCCGATGCTCAGTACGGCGAACGATGTCCGTGGACCGGCCAAATTTAACCGATAAAACAAATTGTTTCTGTTTGGATAAACAGAAAGAAAGACTCAAGGCTTGCTGAATACCGAATCGATCATGCTGTAACCGTGGATCGAGGAAGGCGCATCTGGTTGAACGCAGTTTTTGAGAATTTTGATCTCGGTTTGGGAAAGCCCACCTACTACGCAAGGCACCAATGTGTTGCCGCCGATACCGAATTTCCCCCGGACTTTCGGCATAAACCTGTCCAAGTTTTCCGCCGCACCCCCCTAACAGATGTGGTCAAGAGGTCACAAGGACCCCCGAAATTGGCGTTCATCTCGCAGCAAGCCTTCTGCCCCGCAGGCTCCAAGCGCTGCACTGAGCTTCTGGCGCTTCACCCTCCGCTGGCCTCATCCATCACTCGAACTGCAGACCGCTGTTATGGCTTCACGCCAAGTCCGACCGCTGTCCTTGGAATTTGCCAATTTTGCTGACTTTTTGAAATGGAATGAAAGATTGTGAAAGGAAATGAAAGGGCTTTTCATTCCAAACTAGGAGACCCATTTCCTTAGCCTGTCCTCTTCACTGGAGCCCCCATGCAGTGTGCTCATGTTCCGTCAGTCGGCCGAATCGCTCCAGTTGGCATACCGTGTGGGGCCCGTGAGAGGGACCAGATGGGCTGCAGGCACAGGACTGCGGTTGCGGACGTCGCACATGGCACCTGTCTCCTTTGCCGATCTGGACGATATTCATCTCTTTCCAAAGACAGCACCAGACACAGAGGATCCCTAGGCCATTTGATGCTGCAAGCTTCAACGGGGTGGCGAACCTTGTGCACTCTGAGGTGTTTAGCAGTTGGGGAAATTGAAGCCTAGCTAAAGCAAAATTCGCGGTTCGGAAATTTTGTCATTGTATTAATACCAAAAAACTGACTTTTAAAACCATCTTGACGGCAATTTATTTGATTTTTGTGTGGTTCTACTGCGTCAATCAAACGGAATAATTTCACAGGACGAAGTGACGAAATGTTAGGAATTTTGGAAGAATTTATTGGCTTCAATCAAGTTGCAAATAACCAAATAGATTCGCCAAATGCCTAAAATTGTTCCCCCTTTAATCTTGAATATATGTCATGGAATAGAAAAATGTAGATGGAAATCTTCATCTGCTTAACAAGGGCAGTCGGGCATCACTTTCGTGGAGTTGGCGGTGATCGGTTTGATCATCGCTGCCATTGGAAATTGGAGAATGTGTGCAGAGCAACGCCGATTTCACCGAAGCCAAAGATATCCCGAGATTTCAATTTTTGTTGATTTTTGTCGTATAGAACCGCTCGGCTTAGAGTGGATTTTTTTGTTTTCGAGTGAGCGTTGAGGCTGGATAGATGAACGTCAAAAACAAGTCGATTTTCCGTGTGGACCTTCGGGCCCGATTTCTCCTGATCGCAATAGGCAGTTTTGCCTTATCGGCCTTCGCTCAAGGGGTACCCAGTGCCGTTCCACCCCAGGACTTGCTGAGGCAGGAGCAGGACCGGTTGCGCCTTGAGCAGCAACGAACCCAGCCTGCCGTTCGACCTTCGGGCGTCGACCTCAAGGAAGTGCTGCCAGAGGTCGTGGCGTTGCCTGAGAGCCCTTGCAAAGACATACAAACCGTAACCATTGCGGGGGCGGAATTGATGTCAGACCAAGAGAGATCGTCGCTGGCTGGTGGATATGTTGGCAAGTGCCTGGGATCCGTCGAAATCCAGCAGCTCATGGGTGACATCACGCTGTTTTACGTGACGCGTGGGTTCGTCACCACCCGTGCCTATCTTCCTGCCCAGGATCTGCGCACCGGCCAGCTCCAGGTGCTGGTGCAAGAAGGGCGGATTGAGCGCATCGACATGAGCGGAGAGGACAGTGATCGCGTTCACTGGGGCATGGCTTTTCCAGGGAAGTCGGGAGACCTGCTGAACATTCGCGATCTTGAGCAGGCGATTGATCAACTCAATTCGGCCAGGGGCAATGCCGTCACCATGCAATTGTTGCCCGGCAGCAAGCCCGGCTTGACCGTGGTTGAGTTGACGAATCGGGCGACCACCCCCGTTGAACTCAATCTCAGCACCGACAACATGGGCAGCGAGTCCACCGGTCGCCACAACGCGAGCACCACATTGACGACTGGGGGGCTGCTGGGTCTGAATGAATCTGTTTCCTTGACCTGGATCACCGCCGTGCCCAGGAAACGCAGTGCGTTTTCGGAGAGTCTCGGTGCCCAACTCAGCATTCCGTATGGCTACAACACCTTTGGCCTGAGATTCTCTCAGTCTCAATTCAGCATCGGTGCCGACATTCCCTACCGCGAAACGCCGTTCTACATCACAGGAAAATCCGAGTCCACCGAGGTGACCTTTGATCGACTTTTCTACCGTGACCAGTCCAGCAAGCATGCGGTCACGGCCAGTTTTGCGGACGGGGACAGCCTCAGCTACGTTGACGGGGAACTGGTCAAAGTGGCCAGTCAAAAATCGAAAACCCTGAGCCTCGGGGTGCAAAGTTCGATGGTGGTGGGAGGGGGCCTGTTGACCGCAGCCCCTCGGTTGGTGATTGGCCAGCGCAACCACTACGCACTGCCCGAGGAGCTGTTGTACGCCGCGCCCGATGCGAACTACCAGAAGCTGGCCCTCACGCTGAACTATGGCAAAGGCCTCAAATGGGCTGGCGAAAACACCAGCTGGAACACTTTTCTTCAGGGTCAGTACGCCGAAAAATCACTTTATTCGAGCGAGCGCATCAGCATTGGTGGCCTGGGTTCGGTGCGGGGATTCACCGACACCACGCTGGCGGGTGACTCGGGCTTTTATTGGCGCAATGAGTTGGCCTTGCGCCAGGGTGCCGATGTGATGGGACGAGCGGTCCAGTGGAAGTGGTACGCCGGTTACGACATCGGCCATGTGACCAGCCACGACGAAGAAGAGCCCGATGGAACCATGACCGGATGGGTCTTGGGCCTGAACACCCAAGTGGGGCCCACATCGCTTGATTTGTCTTGGACGCGCGCGCATCTGCGCCCCACCGGCATGCCCATTGACCCGAACGGACAGTTCTGGTTTCGCCTCTCTGCTCAATTTTGATCGATCTAGGAACCCAT encodes:
- a CDS encoding type IV secretory system conjugative DNA transfer family protein → MTALRVAVACLLLILVFFAGSYLSGMILFLRLDLPLSKLGPWDFVRYWTTFGQAASYRATVLSSGLAGFAVPVLAALALALKLLLSHKPHLYGEARFATMGDLRSRNMLKADETALVVGRKDGKYLYFNGQQFVILAAPTRSGKGVGIVVPNLLSYQHSVVVLDIKQENFDLTSGFRAKYGQDVFLFNPFAEDLRTHRWNPLGYVSADPNFRVSDVQSIAAMLYPASDLHKDPFWANQAQNAFVAFALYAFEQAAYMAEHFDVPETELAPTMGGLYRLTSGRPGQDIKAYLSDLAAWPHLSSSARTAFSTLLGQANETLASIMGTFKEPLNPWLNPVVDAATSANDFDLREVRRKRMTVYVAIQPSKLAESRLILNLFFSQLINLNTKDLPQSDPSLKYQCLLLMDEFTSIGRMDIVSSSVSFMAGYNLRLMPIVQSLSQLEATYGKEHARTIMTNHALRVIFAPREQQDANEYSEMLGYTGVRKDSISRSRSRESSYTRSESEERRALMLPQELKAMGDDRQILIVEGMAHPVMSDKIRYYKDPAFQQRLLPKVDVPVLELPVRRLALPVEPSVEAPQRHGPPDSVMSMDAREFLHSHGEASGPPRAERAGEYTGLAGVAQEIDKVMDALGHP
- the smpB gene encoding SsrA-binding protein SmpB, with product MSTKPSKTPLTKGGESRIADNKKAIFNYAIEERFEAGMVLQGWEVKALREGKVQLTDGYVVVRNGELFLIGCQINPLNTASTHVSPDSVRTKKLLLQKDQIRRLIGKIEQKGYTLVPLNLHWKNGKVKCEIALGKGKAEHDKRDTIKDREGKREVERAMKSRSR
- a CDS encoding type II toxin-antitoxin system RatA family toxin, yielding MKTIQKSVLLWHSAHEMFALVTDVQHYPEFLPWCDHSEVMEREAGEMVAKVGLSIGGLRHSFTTRNTHVEDRQVMLRLVDGPFSQLEGCWDFTPLGDGSQRACKVEFRLTYGFSSATLAKLVGPVFDKIAASMVDAFVKRADEVYGA
- a CDS encoding RnfH family protein, whose amino-acid sequence is MKVILMYAIAPRLVHEQSIEVAEGSTVQQAVDAGGWWRRFPALAESDVRWGIWSRLVELDAALREGDRVEAYRPLRVDPKVARRERFTGQGAKGAGLFSKRRPGSKAGY
- a CDS encoding DUF4124 domain-containing protein; translated protein: MALVLMTSVMSVSAFAQWQWIDNTGRKVFSDTAPPPGIPDKNILKQPGARSPATTATASAAADEKTKPGAASAPALDPSTGGKDEALEAKKKQAEVAAKAEKKAATDRLAKARADNCVQAKQGKATYDSGVRVVITNAKGEREFVDDAKRAEQIKRLNEIIQSDCGPVAQ
- the guaB gene encoding IMP dehydrogenase, with the translated sequence MRLLGKALTFDDVLLVPAYSQVLPKDASLATQFSRNIKLNLPLVSAAMDTVTEARLAIAIAQEGGIGIIHKNLTAQEQAAQVAKVKRYESGVLRDPVVISPQTTVRQVMQLSDELGVSGFPVVDAGRVVGIVSGRDLRFETRYDLPVSEIMTPRERLITMPDGTTPAEAKTLLNKHKLERLLLVNDNFELKGLITVKDITKQLNFPNAARDASGKLRVGAAVGVGEGTEERVEALVKAGVDAIVVDTAHGHSKGVIDRVRWVKQNFPQVDVIGGNIATGGAAMALVEAGADGVKVGIGPGSICTTRIVAGVGVPQIMAIDNVASALQGTGVPMIADGGIRYSGDIAKAIAAGANTVMMGGMFAGTEEAPGEIVLYQGRSYKSYRGMGSIGAMQQGSADRYFQESSTGNPNADKLVPEGIEGRVPYKGSVVAIIFQMAGGLRASMGYCGCPTIEHMRHKAEFVEITSAGIRESHVHDVQITKEAPNYRAE
- the guaA gene encoding glutamine-hydrolyzing GMP synthase, producing the protein MQHQKILILDFGSQVTQLIARRVREANVYCEVHPCDVSSEWVKEFAADGQLKGIILSGSHASTYEDQDLRAPQAVWDLGTPVLGICYGMFAMTVQMGGQVEASSHREFGYAEVRARGHTALLKDIADFHTPEGHGMLKVWMSHGDKVTELPPGFKLMASTPSCPIAGMADEARGYYAVQFHPEVTHTVQGKAMLERFVLDICKTNPDWIMRDHIAEAVALIKEQVGDEEVILGLSGGVDSSVAAALIHRAIGDQLTCVFVDHGLLRLNEGDMVMDMFVGKLHAKVIRVDAADQFLGHLVGVSDPEAKRKIIGREFVEVFKAEAAKLISSGASTNGAKWLAQGTIYPDVIESGGAKSKKAVVIKSHHNVGGLPEQLGLKLLEPLRDLFKDEVRELGVALGLPHDMVYRHPFPGPGLGVRILGEVKKEYADLLRQADAIFIEELRSTIDHNSGKSWYDLTSQAFTVFLPVKSVGVMGDGRTYDYVVALRAVQTSDFMTADWAELPYPLLKKVSGRIINEVRGINRVTYDVSSKPPATIEWE
- a CDS encoding site-specific integrase — its product is METSMERARIGLPNARARLGLTEAKLRELQPGERAYKVSDGGNGLYVVVSPSGSRSFRYDYRLSGRRETLTIGRHEPVARHAQRSHLAYGMDVTLEEARLLLARARVDVSSGRSPARARVEQRSEVADAMSFGRWATRYFEFKSDAKSGAERLAESTLSLRRSIYNRILAGPFGKLNLDEIKPVALGELLDRVKTDRGPGPAVHARELVLQVYRFANGKGVDIANPAEALARKAYATFVPRERNLSRHEIKTLIDGLEMTGTAPTLRLAVRFLLLTGVRKGEFIGATWAEVDWERAQWRIPAERMKAGKPQTVYLAEQALDILTTLRTCFPSSKFVHPSRYDSAEPISQATLNRTIAASVTRINQDRTSGQDSFLPVSVHDLRRTFSSRLNDALFPEALVEACLAHQKKDHVAAAYNHARLSGPRRVLMQVWADMLDCWMRGETAREVIVSGKAKIDAAAHDAEGMNL
- a CDS encoding ShlB/FhaC/HecB family hemolysin secretion/activation protein — encoded protein: MNVKNKSIFRVDLRARFLLIAIGSFALSAFAQGVPSAVPPQDLLRQEQDRLRLEQQRTQPAVRPSGVDLKEVLPEVVALPESPCKDIQTVTIAGAELMSDQERSSLAGGYVGKCLGSVEIQQLMGDITLFYVTRGFVTTRAYLPAQDLRTGQLQVLVQEGRIERIDMSGEDSDRVHWGMAFPGKSGDLLNIRDLEQAIDQLNSARGNAVTMQLLPGSKPGLTVVELTNRATTPVELNLSTDNMGSESTGRHNASTTLTTGGLLGLNESVSLTWITAVPRKRSAFSESLGAQLSIPYGYNTFGLRFSQSQFSIGADIPYRETPFYITGKSESTEVTFDRLFYRDQSSKHAVTASFADGDSLSYVDGELVKVASQKSKTLSLGVQSSMVVGGGLLTAAPRLVIGQRNHYALPEELLYAAPDANYQKLALTLNYGKGLKWAGENTSWNTFLQGQYAEKSLYSSERISIGGLGSVRGFTDTTLAGDSGFYWRNELALRQGADVMGRAVQWKWYAGYDIGHVTSHDEEEPDGTMTGWVLGLNTQVGPTSLDLSWTRAHLRPTGMPIDPNGQFWFRLSAQF